The following are from one region of the Mesorhizobium sp. B2-8-5 genome:
- the polA gene encoding DNA polymerase I, with the protein MKKGDHLFLVDGSGYIFRAYHALPPLNRKSDGLPTSAVLGFCNMVWKLMQDARNTSVGIVPTHFAVIFDYSSKTFRSDLYPEYKANRSAPPEDLIPQFGLIRQATVAFNLPCIEMEGFEADDIIATYCRLACEVGADTTIISSDKDLMQLVGPTVGMYDPMKDRQIGIPEVIEKWGVPPEKMIDLQALTGDSVDNVPGVPGIGPKTAAQLLEQFGDLDGLLARASEIKQDKRRETIIANTDKARISRELVTLRNDVPLKEGLDDLVLHEPDGPKLIGFLKTMEFTTLTRRVAEATATEIGDVQASAVTVERADTAHGPDVGAGAPSRQPAPESKGTAKPATRGEDAPPQGDTPSLLSALRLEQAAARKIDASAYTAIRDAAALKAWIAEARDAGVLALDAETSSSDPMQADLIGISMAIAPGRAVYVPLAHKSGNGDLLGGGMLENQIPVREALALLKPLLEDRSVLKIVQDTKYDIVVMGRHGIEVGPFDDTMLISYVLDAGTSGGHDLVSLSEKWLGHAPASKKELAGSGKSAIGFDQVDIERATRYAAEQADIALQLWLVLKPRLAAKGLVSVYERLERPLVPVLARMEQRGISVDRQILSRLSGELAQGAARVEEEIYGIVGERINIGSPKQLGDILFGKMGLPGGSKTKTGQWSTSAQLLEDLATEGHELPRKIVDWRQLTKLKSTYTDALPGFINPGTNRVHTSYALAATTTGRLSSSDPNLQNIPVRTAEGRKIRTAFIAEKGHKLVSADYSQIELRVLAHVAEIPQLKQAFADGADIHAITASEMFNVPVEGMPSEVRRRAKAINFGIIYGISAFGLANQLSIPRDEASAYIKRYFERFPGIRDYIEETKAYARENGFVETIFGRRIHYPEIRSSNPSVRAFNERASINARLQGTAADIIRRAMVHMEEALDKAKLSARMLLQVHDELIFETVDSEVEATIPVVRRVMENAPMPAVSMSVPLHVDARAANNWDEAH; encoded by the coding sequence ATGAAAAAAGGCGATCACCTCTTCCTCGTCGACGGCTCCGGCTACATTTTCCGCGCCTATCACGCGCTGCCGCCGCTGAACCGCAAATCCGACGGCCTGCCGACCAGCGCCGTGCTCGGCTTCTGCAACATGGTGTGGAAGCTGATGCAGGATGCCCGCAACACCAGTGTAGGCATCGTGCCGACGCATTTCGCCGTTATCTTCGACTATTCCTCGAAAACCTTCCGCAGCGATCTCTATCCCGAATACAAGGCGAACCGCTCGGCGCCGCCGGAGGACCTGATCCCGCAATTCGGGCTGATCCGCCAGGCGACCGTGGCCTTCAACCTGCCCTGCATCGAGATGGAGGGGTTCGAGGCCGACGACATCATCGCGACCTATTGCCGGCTGGCCTGCGAGGTCGGCGCCGACACCACCATCATCTCCTCCGACAAGGACCTGATGCAACTGGTCGGTCCGACGGTCGGCATGTACGACCCGATGAAAGACCGCCAGATCGGCATTCCCGAGGTGATCGAGAAATGGGGCGTGCCGCCGGAGAAGATGATCGACCTGCAGGCGCTGACCGGCGACTCGGTCGACAACGTGCCGGGCGTGCCCGGCATCGGCCCGAAGACCGCGGCGCAGCTGTTGGAACAGTTCGGCGACCTCGACGGGCTGCTGGCGCGCGCTTCCGAGATCAAGCAGGACAAGCGCCGCGAAACCATCATCGCCAATACCGACAAGGCGCGCATCTCGCGCGAGCTGGTGACGCTGAGGAACGACGTGCCCCTGAAGGAGGGACTGGACGATTTGGTCCTGCATGAGCCGGACGGGCCGAAGCTGATCGGCTTTCTGAAGACGATGGAATTCACCACGCTGACGCGGCGCGTCGCCGAGGCGACCGCCACCGAGATCGGCGATGTCCAGGCTTCCGCCGTCACCGTCGAGCGCGCCGATACCGCGCATGGCCCCGATGTCGGCGCCGGCGCGCCATCGAGACAGCCGGCACCTGAATCGAAGGGTACCGCGAAACCTGCCACAAGGGGCGAGGACGCGCCGCCGCAGGGCGACACCCCTTCGCTGCTCTCGGCGCTGCGGCTCGAACAGGCGGCGGCCCGCAAGATCGACGCCTCGGCCTATACCGCCATCCGCGATGCGGCGGCGCTCAAGGCCTGGATAGCCGAAGCCCGCGACGCCGGCGTCCTTGCGCTCGACGCCGAGACCAGCTCATCCGATCCGATGCAGGCCGACCTTATCGGCATTTCCATGGCGATCGCGCCGGGCCGGGCTGTCTATGTGCCGCTCGCCCACAAGAGCGGTAATGGCGACCTGCTCGGCGGCGGCATGCTGGAGAACCAGATCCCGGTCCGCGAGGCGCTGGCGCTGCTCAAGCCGTTGCTCGAGGACCGGTCGGTTCTCAAGATCGTCCAGGACACGAAATACGACATCGTCGTGATGGGCCGGCACGGCATCGAGGTCGGGCCGTTCGACGACACGATGTTGATCTCCTACGTGCTTGACGCAGGCACCTCCGGCGGTCACGACCTCGTCTCGCTGTCGGAGAAGTGGCTCGGTCACGCGCCGGCCTCGAAGAAGGAACTCGCCGGCTCGGGCAAGAGCGCCATCGGCTTCGACCAGGTCGATATCGAGCGCGCGACGAGATACGCCGCCGAGCAGGCCGACATTGCGTTGCAGCTCTGGCTGGTGCTGAAGCCGAGGTTGGCCGCCAAGGGCCTCGTTTCCGTCTACGAGCGACTGGAGCGGCCGCTGGTGCCGGTGCTTGCCCGGATGGAACAGCGCGGCATCTCGGTCGACCGCCAGATCCTGTCGCGACTGTCGGGCGAATTGGCGCAGGGCGCCGCCCGCGTCGAGGAGGAAATCTACGGAATCGTCGGCGAACGCATCAACATCGGCTCGCCGAAGCAGCTCGGCGATATCCTGTTCGGCAAGATGGGCCTGCCGGGCGGTTCCAAGACCAAGACCGGCCAGTGGTCGACCTCGGCGCAGCTTCTGGAAGACCTTGCCACCGAAGGCCACGAGCTGCCGCGCAAGATCGTCGACTGGCGCCAGCTCACCAAGCTGAAATCGACCTATACCGACGCGCTGCCGGGCTTCATCAACCCCGGCACCAACCGCGTCCACACCTCCTATGCGCTCGCCGCGACCACGACGGGGCGTCTGTCGTCGTCCGATCCCAATCTGCAGAACATCCCGGTGCGCACCGCCGAAGGCCGCAAGATCAGGACCGCCTTCATTGCGGAGAAAGGCCACAAGCTGGTCTCGGCCGACTACAGCCAGATCGAATTGCGCGTGCTTGCCCATGTCGCGGAGATCCCGCAGCTCAAGCAGGCCTTTGCCGACGGCGCCGACATCCATGCCATCACCGCATCGGAGATGTTCAACGTGCCGGTCGAGGGCATGCCTTCGGAAGTGCGCCGGCGCGCCAAGGCGATCAATTTCGGCATCATCTACGGCATCTCGGCCTTCGGCCTCGCCAACCAGCTGTCGATCCCGCGCGACGAGGCGAGCGCCTATATCAAGCGCTATTTCGAGCGTTTCCCAGGCATTCGCGACTATATCGAGGAAACCAAGGCCTATGCGCGGGAAAACGGTTTCGTCGAGACCATCTTCGGCCGCCGCATCCACTATCCGGAGATAAGGTCGTCCAACCCGTCGGTGCGCGCCTTCAACGAGCGCGCCTCGATCAACGCCAGGCTCCAGGGCACCGCGGCCGACATCATCCGCCGTGCCATGGTGCATATGGAAGAGGCGCTGGACAAGGCGAAACTCTCCGCCCGCATGCTGTTGCAGGTGCATGACGAACTGATCTTCGAGACGGTGGACTCGGAGGTCGAGGCGACGATCCCGGTGGTACGCCGCGTGATGGAGAACGCGCCGATGCCGGCGGTCTCGATGTCGGTGCCGCTGCACGTCGACGCGCGAGCGGCGAACAACTGGGACGAGGCGCATTAG
- a CDS encoding M20/M25/M40 family metallo-hydrolase has product MSKLSPVLDRLDQNLDQSLERLFGLLGIKSISTDPAFAADCRKGAKWLVAELKLIGFDASVRDTPGHPMVVAHHEGPAGAPHVLFYGHYDVQPVDPIELWETDPFAPSIKEIEPGRKVITGRGSADDKGQLMTFVEACRAWKQVHGNLPCRVTILFEGEEESGSPSLKPFLEANAAELKADFALVCDTSMWNRETPSICVSLRGMVGEEITVKAANRDLHSGLYGGPAANPIRILAKVLADVHDKDGHVTIPGFYDGVEETPSQVLKSWEGLGETAETFLGPVGLSIPAGEKGRSVLELTWARPTAEFNGIIGGYTGRGFKTVIAAEASAKVSFRLVHKQDPKKIRAAFQAFVRERIPGDCSVEFHPHGGSPAIQLSYDSPFLTKAKDALSDEWERQAVTTGGGGSIPVVGDFQTYLGMESLLVGFGLDDDRIHSPNEKYELTSFHKGQRSWARILDALTR; this is encoded by the coding sequence ATGTCCAAACTCTCCCCCGTCCTCGACCGTCTCGACCAGAACCTCGACCAGAGCCTGGAGCGGCTGTTCGGCCTGCTCGGCATCAAGTCGATCTCCACCGATCCCGCCTTTGCCGCCGACTGCCGCAAGGGGGCCAAATGGCTGGTGGCCGAACTCAAGCTGATCGGCTTCGACGCAAGCGTACGCGACACGCCCGGACATCCGATGGTGGTGGCGCATCACGAGGGGCCGGCAGGCGCGCCGCATGTGCTGTTCTACGGCCACTACGACGTCCAGCCGGTCGATCCGATCGAATTGTGGGAAACCGATCCGTTCGCGCCGTCGATCAAGGAGATCGAGCCTGGACGCAAAGTGATCACCGGACGCGGCTCGGCCGACGACAAGGGGCAACTGATGACCTTCGTCGAGGCCTGCCGCGCCTGGAAGCAGGTGCACGGCAATCTGCCTTGCCGCGTTACCATCCTGTTCGAGGGCGAGGAAGAATCCGGCTCGCCGTCGCTGAAGCCGTTCCTAGAAGCCAACGCCGCCGAGCTGAAGGCGGATTTCGCGCTGGTCTGCGACACCAGCATGTGGAATCGCGAGACGCCGTCGATCTGCGTGTCACTGCGCGGCATGGTCGGCGAGGAGATCACCGTCAAGGCGGCCAACCGCGACCTGCATTCAGGCCTCTATGGCGGGCCGGCCGCCAATCCGATCCGCATCCTGGCCAAGGTGCTGGCCGATGTCCACGACAAGGACGGCCATGTCACCATTCCGGGCTTCTATGACGGCGTCGAGGAGACGCCCTCGCAGGTGCTGAAATCCTGGGAAGGGCTCGGCGAAACGGCCGAGACCTTCCTTGGACCGGTCGGACTTTCCATTCCGGCCGGCGAAAAAGGGCGCTCGGTGCTCGAGCTCACCTGGGCGCGGCCGACCGCGGAATTCAACGGCATCATCGGCGGCTATACCGGCAGGGGCTTCAAGACGGTGATCGCGGCGGAAGCGTCGGCGAAAGTGTCGTTCCGGCTCGTTCACAAGCAGGATCCGAAGAAGATCCGCGCCGCCTTCCAGGCCTTTGTGCGCGAGCGCATCCCCGGCGACTGCTCGGTAGAATTCCACCCGCATGGCGGCTCGCCGGCGATCCAGCTTTCCTATGACTCGCCGTTCCTGACCAAAGCCAAGGACGCGCTGTCGGACGAGTGGGAGAGGCAGGCCGTGACCACCGGCGGCGGCGGCTCGATCCCGGTGGTGGGCGATTTCCAGACCTATCTCGGCATGGAATCGCTGCTGGTCGGCTTCGGCCTCGACGACGACCGCATCCACTCGCCGAACGAGAAATACGAGCTGACCTCCTTCCACAAGGGGCAGCGGTCCTGGGCGCGAATCCTCGACGCGCTGACGCGTTGA
- a CDS encoding ribonuclease D has protein sequence MTDIRFHKNDLPDLSRYNVGAVAIDTETLGLNPHRDRLCVVQISPGDGSADVIQIAPGQKEAPNLASLLRNNTITKLFHYGRFDIAVLYHTFGVMAEPVFCTKIASRLTRTYTDRHGLKDLCNELLGIGLSKAQQSSDWAAETLSPEQLEYAASDVLYLHRLHEVLGARLARENRTKEADACFRFLPTRAKLDLMGWAEEDIFAHS, from the coding sequence ATGACTGATATCCGTTTCCACAAAAACGATCTGCCTGACCTGTCGCGCTACAATGTCGGGGCGGTGGCCATCGACACGGAAACTCTGGGGCTCAACCCGCATCGCGACCGGCTCTGCGTGGTGCAGATTTCGCCCGGCGACGGCAGCGCCGACGTCATCCAGATCGCTCCAGGCCAGAAAGAGGCGCCGAACCTCGCCAGCCTGTTGAGAAACAACACAATCACCAAGCTGTTTCACTACGGCCGGTTCGACATCGCCGTGCTCTACCACACCTTCGGTGTGATGGCCGAGCCGGTGTTCTGCACCAAGATCGCCTCGCGGCTCACCCGCACCTATACCGATCGTCACGGGCTGAAGGATCTCTGCAACGAACTGCTCGGCATCGGCCTTTCCAAGGCGCAGCAATCCTCCGACTGGGCGGCCGAAACGCTCTCGCCCGAACAGCTCGAATATGCCGCCTCGGACGTGCTCTACCTGCACAGGCTGCATGAGGTGCTGGGCGCGCGCCTGGCGCGCGAAAACCGCACCAAGGAGGCGGACGCCTGCTTCCGTTTCCTGCCGACCCGCGCCAAGCTCGACCTTATGGGCTGGGCCGAGGAAGACATCTTCGCGCACAGCTGA
- a CDS encoding acyltransferase family protein, protein MIFHIWPAALPGGYVGVDIFFVISGFLITGLLTRMALSDSGISLVGFYTRRVRRLLPAAIVALFVTLAGTLLFVSDAWWEETARQVIASALYVQNWRLAEQAVDYLGAEDAPSPVQHFWSLSIEEQFYIVWPVLMIAALWWARRRGHSPVQTLTFVLGVVLAGSLAASVALTRSDPAWAYFVTHTRVWELALGGLLALTLDRFQPKARARAGMAVAGMLAMLASAMLFTRATDFPGFKALLPTLGAALIIAAGSVRMGRFRGLDIAALRYIGDRSYSIYLWHWPLIIFYAAQCGAIDLLDGVGLIIATLVVSGLSYRFIEQPYRHSRSSLAWRPLIDGTVAVGLCVAVAGGLVHAIDRQPIDTSLIGTPNYPGPAALLANAVVPAGVKPLPPLSKIGSDVPIIYKMKCHQEQKGIDATGCQLGDPTGTRTIVVMGDSHAAQWVPAIDKIAKDRKWKLVSFTKAACPVTRVTILDDGKPYEQCALWRERILSEIAKLKPDLVFTSQSNYTSVAQDAMIEGLRSVWSELSGQGVRVVAIRNTPFSLFDPRNCLGTDPGKCVNPRSEVERENIYALAARSVPGVSVVDMNDALCGKESCPAVVGNIVVLRDNHHLTATYALALAPYLAKAAGL, encoded by the coding sequence GTGATCTTTCATATCTGGCCGGCAGCACTTCCCGGCGGCTATGTCGGGGTCGACATCTTCTTCGTCATCTCCGGCTTCCTGATCACCGGCCTGCTTACGCGCATGGCTCTGAGCGATAGCGGTATCTCGCTTGTCGGCTTCTATACGCGCCGGGTCAGGCGATTGCTGCCGGCGGCGATCGTCGCGCTCTTCGTCACGCTCGCGGGAACGCTGCTGTTCGTGTCGGACGCCTGGTGGGAAGAAACCGCCAGGCAGGTTATTGCAAGCGCGCTCTACGTGCAGAACTGGCGGCTTGCCGAGCAGGCCGTGGACTATCTCGGCGCCGAGGACGCCCCGAGCCCGGTGCAGCATTTCTGGTCGCTGTCGATCGAGGAGCAGTTCTACATCGTCTGGCCTGTGCTGATGATCGCTGCGCTTTGGTGGGCCAGGCGTCGCGGGCACTCGCCCGTGCAAACACTTACCTTCGTGCTCGGCGTGGTCCTGGCGGGCTCGCTCGCGGCTTCCGTCGCGCTCACCCGATCCGATCCGGCATGGGCCTATTTCGTTACCCATACCCGGGTCTGGGAACTGGCGCTTGGCGGGCTGCTGGCGCTGACCCTGGACCGGTTCCAGCCGAAAGCGCGTGCCCGGGCGGGGATGGCTGTCGCCGGCATGCTGGCGATGCTTGCGTCGGCGATGCTGTTTACAAGGGCGACCGATTTTCCGGGCTTCAAGGCGCTGCTGCCGACGCTCGGCGCGGCTCTGATCATCGCGGCCGGCAGCGTACGCATGGGCCGCTTCCGCGGCCTGGACATCGCGGCGCTGCGCTATATCGGCGATCGCTCCTATTCGATCTATCTGTGGCATTGGCCGCTGATCATTTTCTATGCGGCGCAGTGCGGCGCGATCGACCTTCTCGATGGCGTTGGGCTGATCATCGCCACCTTGGTCGTTTCCGGTCTCTCCTACCGCTTCATCGAACAGCCCTATCGCCATTCGCGCTCGTCCCTGGCATGGCGGCCGCTGATCGACGGCACGGTGGCGGTGGGGTTGTGCGTGGCGGTGGCGGGCGGACTCGTCCATGCGATCGACCGGCAGCCCATCGATACCAGCCTGATCGGAACGCCGAATTATCCGGGGCCTGCGGCCTTGCTGGCGAACGCTGTCGTTCCCGCGGGCGTCAAGCCGCTGCCACCTTTGAGCAAGATCGGCAGCGATGTGCCGATCATATACAAAATGAAATGTCATCAGGAGCAGAAGGGCATCGACGCGACCGGTTGCCAGCTCGGGGACCCGACGGGGACAAGGACCATCGTCGTGATGGGCGATTCCCACGCGGCGCAATGGGTGCCGGCAATCGACAAAATCGCCAAAGACAGAAAATGGAAGCTCGTCAGCTTCACCAAGGCGGCATGCCCGGTAACCCGGGTCACCATCCTTGACGACGGCAAGCCGTATGAGCAATGTGCGCTGTGGCGGGAGAGGATTCTCTCCGAGATTGCGAAACTGAAACCCGATTTGGTGTTCACCAGCCAGAGCAACTACACCAGCGTTGCGCAGGACGCGATGATCGAGGGGCTGCGCAGCGTCTGGAGCGAGCTCAGCGGGCAGGGCGTGCGCGTCGTCGCCATCCGCAACACACCTTTCAGCTTGTTCGATCCGCGCAATTGCCTGGGGACCGATCCCGGCAAATGCGTCAATCCGCGCAGCGAGGTCGAACGGGAAAACATCTATGCGCTCGCCGCCCGGTCCGTACCGGGGGTGAGCGTGGTCGACATGAACGATGCGCTATGCGGCAAGGAGAGCTGCCCGGCGGTGGTCGGCAACATTGTCGTGCTGCGCGACAACCATCATCTGACGGCAACCTACGCGTTGGCGCTGGCGCCCTATCTGGCCAAGGCAGCGGGACTTTGA